Proteins found in one Terriglobia bacterium genomic segment:
- the mfd gene encoding transcription-repair coupling factor has translation MLHLKRVFESATQSGVLRDMSARLQQGIRALTIEGPVTGVKGLIIAQAALAERRSMAVLTGTSTEARNLAQELGFFLALLSSAPPRVVLLPSLEVDPYRGLSPHPDIAAARAQAVWQLLQDSPAVVVASVRAAAVRLHSPERFLSYCLELDKDQPYSPELLRDYLHEAGYLEDDPVTDPGEFSLRGGILDIYPPHMENPVRIEFFGDQIESMRLFDVDSQRSISAISRVELIPMREYCVRRPLLERWAQEAPKRWAGPFHKFLEEELALARAGEPFPAFEFMLPAIDPLDRTLFDYLKGYRLVLSDRDILETTLTKYHTELYERFVDRVEACKPVLAPDEIYVTSDEFRTALGRFPCLAVEELSVERRLEEEAPLYFSSQGTRKYHGNIRDLIADLEKFREAGERIVFLFANPGRAERVRDILKEYEIPAHLCLGDDDAGEAQVPADGSVLLGVGSVHAGFFLPALPLRVLTGTDVFDESEVAAAPKRARSAARMFISDFRDLKPGDCVVHIDHGIGRFQGLKSIDLQQGAKEFVLLTYQDDAKLYVPVERLDLIQKYSSVDGAHPTLDRLGGTSWERTKSRIKKSMRDMAGELLKLYAERQMVPGYSYAVDSAWQREFEDSFEFELTRDQLDAIGAVKNDMEAARPMDRLLCGDVGYGKTEVAMRAAFKAVMDGKQVAILAPTTVLAFQHYNTFRQRFTAFPVRIQLLSRFRSPKELKQSIEDLEAGRVDILIGTHRLLSKDVAFKDLGLVIVDEEQRFGVAHKERLKALKTRVDVLTLTATPIPRTLHMALMGLRDMSTIETPPKNRLAIQTSVLKFSPDVVRSAIELELARNGQVYFVHNRVESIHSMAAMVQRLVPEARIGVAHGQMPERELEKVMMRFVGDEVDILVATTIIENGLDIPRVNTIIIDRADLYGMAQLYQLRGRVGRSDRRAYAYLLVPSDEVLSDVARKRLAAIREFSDLGTGFRVAALDLEIRGGGNMLGGEQHGHINAVGFDLYCQLLEQTVEELRGQKPEVEISSTIKLNLDIRIPESYIADESQRLRMYKRISSARSRDELDALRQEMIDRFGPYPEQVNHLFRYASLRQETLALQIQAIERSRSQIFFRFVDQSKVSAQKLLQLVSRNKNASFSPQGVLTIETEELPPENLFDSIHKILAQIRAS, from the coding sequence GTGCTTCATCTGAAGAGGGTGTTTGAGAGCGCAACGCAGAGCGGCGTGCTGCGAGACATGTCGGCCCGCCTGCAGCAGGGGATTCGCGCGCTCACGATCGAAGGGCCGGTAACCGGGGTCAAGGGACTGATCATCGCCCAGGCAGCCCTGGCCGAGCGGCGGTCCATGGCGGTCCTCACCGGAACGAGCACTGAAGCGCGCAATCTGGCGCAGGAGCTCGGCTTTTTCCTCGCTCTGCTTTCTTCGGCGCCGCCGCGCGTGGTTCTTCTGCCCAGCCTGGAGGTGGATCCCTATCGCGGGCTCTCGCCGCACCCCGATATTGCGGCGGCCCGCGCCCAGGCGGTCTGGCAGCTTCTGCAGGACAGCCCCGCGGTCGTGGTCGCCTCGGTGAGGGCTGCGGCGGTACGATTGCACAGCCCGGAACGTTTCCTCTCCTACTGTCTCGAGCTCGACAAAGACCAGCCCTATTCCCCGGAGCTCCTGCGCGACTACCTTCACGAAGCCGGCTACCTGGAGGATGACCCGGTTACCGATCCCGGCGAGTTTTCGCTGCGGGGCGGAATCCTCGACATCTACCCGCCCCACATGGAAAACCCGGTGCGCATCGAATTCTTCGGCGATCAGATCGAGTCGATGCGCCTGTTCGATGTGGATTCCCAGCGTTCCATCTCGGCGATCTCCAGGGTCGAGCTGATTCCGATGCGGGAGTATTGTGTGCGCCGCCCGCTCCTCGAACGGTGGGCGCAGGAAGCGCCGAAGCGCTGGGCCGGGCCTTTTCACAAGTTCCTGGAAGAGGAGCTGGCTCTGGCGCGCGCGGGGGAGCCATTCCCCGCGTTCGAGTTCATGCTGCCGGCAATCGATCCGCTCGACCGGACTCTTTTCGATTACCTCAAGGGTTACCGCCTGGTTCTGTCCGACCGCGACATTCTGGAAACGACGCTGACCAAATACCACACCGAACTCTACGAACGCTTCGTCGATCGGGTGGAGGCCTGCAAGCCTGTGCTCGCGCCGGATGAGATCTACGTTACCAGCGACGAGTTCCGCACTGCGCTGGGGCGCTTTCCGTGTCTGGCGGTCGAGGAGCTGAGCGTCGAGCGCAGGCTGGAGGAGGAAGCGCCGCTCTACTTCTCGTCTCAGGGCACGAGGAAGTATCACGGCAACATCCGCGACCTGATCGCCGACCTCGAGAAGTTCCGCGAAGCAGGGGAACGCATCGTCTTTCTCTTTGCCAATCCGGGCCGTGCCGAACGCGTTCGCGACATTCTCAAGGAGTATGAGATCCCGGCCCATCTGTGCCTGGGCGACGACGATGCCGGCGAAGCCCAGGTGCCGGCAGACGGCTCGGTTTTGCTGGGTGTGGGATCCGTGCATGCCGGCTTCTTCCTTCCCGCCCTGCCGCTGCGGGTGCTGACCGGGACGGACGTTTTTGACGAGTCGGAAGTAGCGGCGGCGCCGAAACGCGCGCGCAGCGCGGCCCGAATGTTCATTTCCGATTTCAGGGACCTGAAACCGGGAGACTGCGTGGTTCACATCGATCACGGCATCGGGCGGTTCCAGGGCCTGAAGTCCATCGACCTGCAGCAGGGGGCCAAGGAGTTCGTGCTGCTGACCTACCAGGACGACGCGAAGCTGTACGTCCCGGTCGAGCGGCTCGACCTCATCCAGAAATACAGCAGCGTGGACGGCGCGCACCCGACGCTGGACCGGTTGGGAGGAACCAGCTGGGAACGGACCAAGAGCCGGATCAAAAAATCGATGCGCGACATGGCGGGCGAGCTTCTGAAGCTCTACGCCGAGCGCCAGATGGTCCCCGGTTACAGCTACGCGGTCGATTCGGCCTGGCAGCGCGAGTTCGAGGACTCGTTCGAGTTCGAGCTGACGCGCGACCAGCTCGATGCCATCGGGGCGGTCAAAAACGACATGGAGGCGGCGCGCCCCATGGACCGGCTTTTGTGCGGCGACGTCGGCTACGGCAAGACCGAAGTCGCCATGCGCGCCGCCTTCAAGGCCGTCATGGACGGCAAGCAGGTGGCGATCCTGGCGCCGACCACGGTGCTCGCGTTCCAGCACTACAATACCTTCCGGCAGCGCTTCACCGCCTTTCCCGTACGCATCCAGCTGCTGTCGCGCTTCCGCAGCCCCAAGGAGCTGAAGCAGTCGATCGAGGATCTCGAAGCGGGGCGCGTAGACATACTCATCGGCACGCACCGGCTGTTGTCGAAGGATGTCGCGTTCAAGGATCTGGGGCTGGTGATCGTGGACGAAGAGCAGCGCTTCGGCGTCGCCCACAAGGAGCGCCTCAAGGCGCTCAAAACCCGCGTCGATGTGCTCACCCTGACAGCCACACCCATCCCGCGTACCTTGCACATGGCATTGATGGGACTGCGAGACATGTCCACCATCGAAACGCCCCCGAAGAACCGCCTGGCCATCCAGACCTCGGTGCTGAAGTTCAGCCCGGATGTGGTGCGCTCTGCAATCGAGCTCGAACTGGCCCGTAACGGCCAGGTCTATTTCGTGCACAACCGGGTGGAATCGATCCATTCGATGGCGGCCATGGTCCAGAGGCTGGTGCCGGAGGCCCGCATCGGTGTGGCGCACGGCCAGATGCCGGAGCGGGAGCTCGAGAAGGTCATGATGCGCTTCGTCGGGGATGAGGTCGACATCCTGGTCGCGACCACCATCATCGAAAACGGACTGGACATTCCCAGGGTCAACACCATCATCATCGATCGTGCGGACCTCTACGGCATGGCGCAGCTCTACCAACTGCGCGGCCGGGTCGGCCGGTCGGACCGGCGTGCTTACGCCTACCTCCTGGTGCCTTCCGATGAGGTGCTGTCCGACGTGGCGCGCAAGCGGCTCGCCGCCATCCGGGAGTTCAGCGATTTAGGCACCGGCTTTCGCGTGGCCGCCCTCGACCTCGAAATCCGGGGTGGGGGAAACATGCTCGGCGGGGAACAGCACGGGCACATCAACGCCGTGGGCTTCGACCTGTACTGCCAGCTGCTCGAACAGACAGTCGAGGAGTTGCGCGGGCAGAAGCCTGAGGTGGAGATCTCTTCCACCATAAAGCTGAATCTCGACATCCGCATCCCTGAATCCTACATCGCCGACGAGAGCCAGCGGCTGCGCATGTACAAGCGCATCTCATCCGCGCGCAGCCGTGACGAACTCGATGCCCTGCGCCAGGAAATGATCGATCGTTTCGGGCCCTATCCGGAGCAGGTGAACCACCTCTTCCGCTATGCCTCGTTGCGGCAGGAAACGCTCGCGCTCCAGATCCAAGCCATCGAACGCAGCCGAAGCCAGATCTTTTTCCGCTTTGTGGATCAGTCGAAAGTCAGCGCGCAAAAACTCCTCCAACTGGTATCGCGCAACAAGAACGCTTCCTTTTCACCCCAGGGCGTGCTGACCATCGAGACCGAAGAGTTGCCGCCCGAGAACTTGTTCGATTCCATCCACAAGATCCTCGCTCAGATCCGGGCTTCCTGA
- the ftsH gene encoding ATP-dependent zinc metalloprotease FtsH: protein MSANLKNILVWLAVVVSLVLLWELFYTVRDGNIEERNFSTFYQDVTAKKIKSVTISGEDLEGEDINGRKFKTIVPGDQQLDLSNKLIDNGATVKLEKTSSSSLMYVFLSSWLPFILLIGFWIFLMRQMQSGGNKALSFGKSRARLMSSQQKKVTFKDVAGVEEAKEELTEIIEFLKEPQKFQKLGGRIPKGVLLMGPPGTGKTLLARAIAGEANVPFFSISGSDFVEMFVGVGASRVRDLFEQGKKNAPCIIFIDEIDAVGRHRGAGLGGGHDEREQTLNQLLVEMDGFESNDGVILIAASNRPDVLDPALLRPGRFDRQVVVPLPDIRGREGILKVHTRKIPIADDVDVTVVARGTPGFSGAALANLVNEAALNAARYNRKFVVMSDFEGAKDKVLMGKERKSMVITESDKKVTAYHEAGHALVAYLTAGSDPLHKVTIIPRGMALGLTQQLPENDRHNYSKEFVEGQISILMGGRCAEKMFLDTETTGAANDIEVATERARKMVTEWGMSPLMGPLAFGKKEEQIFLGREISQHRDYSEDTAIQIDREVKRIVEESYTRAWNCLESNQEHLIHLAEALLERETLDSWEIEAIVKGLPLGKPKPASDSDSEGSPVKEKGPSPHGPLPQLINPKGKPAPA, encoded by the coding sequence TTGAGTGCCAATCTGAAAAACATCCTGGTGTGGCTGGCGGTGGTGGTCTCACTGGTTCTGCTGTGGGAACTCTTTTACACAGTGCGTGATGGCAACATCGAGGAGCGCAATTTCTCGACTTTCTACCAGGACGTGACCGCGAAAAAAATCAAGTCCGTCACGATCTCGGGGGAGGACCTCGAGGGCGAAGACATCAATGGCAGGAAGTTCAAGACGATCGTTCCCGGCGATCAGCAGCTGGACCTGTCGAACAAACTCATTGACAATGGTGCGACGGTAAAGCTGGAGAAGACCAGCAGCTCGTCTTTGATGTACGTTTTCCTCTCTTCGTGGCTCCCTTTTATCCTGCTGATCGGCTTTTGGATTTTCCTGATGCGGCAGATGCAGAGCGGGGGCAACAAGGCCCTCTCCTTCGGGAAGAGCCGGGCGCGGCTGATGTCGAGCCAGCAAAAGAAGGTGACCTTCAAGGACGTCGCCGGGGTTGAAGAAGCCAAGGAGGAGCTCACGGAGATCATCGAGTTCCTCAAGGAGCCGCAGAAGTTCCAGAAACTGGGCGGCCGCATCCCCAAGGGCGTGCTGCTGATGGGGCCTCCCGGAACCGGCAAGACGCTCCTTGCGCGCGCGATCGCGGGGGAGGCGAACGTCCCCTTCTTTTCCATCAGCGGATCGGATTTCGTCGAGATGTTCGTCGGGGTGGGCGCCAGTCGTGTGCGCGACCTGTTTGAGCAGGGGAAGAAAAACGCTCCCTGCATCATCTTCATTGACGAGATTGACGCCGTCGGCCGCCATCGCGGCGCCGGCCTGGGCGGCGGCCATGATGAAAGGGAGCAGACACTCAACCAGCTGCTGGTTGAGATGGACGGCTTCGAATCCAATGACGGTGTGATCCTGATCGCAGCGAGCAACCGGCCCGATGTTCTGGACCCGGCGCTGCTGCGGCCGGGCCGTTTTGACCGGCAGGTGGTAGTGCCTCTGCCCGATATCCGCGGGCGGGAAGGCATTCTGAAAGTGCACACCCGCAAGATTCCGATCGCCGACGACGTGGATGTCACCGTCGTCGCCCGCGGCACCCCGGGATTCTCCGGCGCCGCTTTGGCGAACCTGGTAAACGAGGCGGCTCTGAATGCGGCGCGGTACAATCGCAAATTCGTAGTGATGTCGGATTTTGAAGGTGCCAAGGACAAGGTACTCATGGGCAAGGAGCGCAAGTCCATGGTCATCACCGAGAGCGACAAGAAAGTCACGGCCTATCACGAAGCCGGGCATGCGCTGGTGGCTTACCTGACCGCGGGAAGCGACCCGCTGCACAAGGTCACGATCATCCCGCGCGGCATGGCGCTCGGCCTGACCCAGCAGCTGCCCGAGAATGACAGGCACAACTACAGCAAGGAATTCGTCGAGGGGCAGATCTCGATCCTGATGGGCGGGCGCTGCGCGGAGAAGATGTTCCTCGATACGGAAACCACCGGCGCCGCCAACGACATCGAGGTCGCCACCGAACGGGCGCGCAAGATGGTGACCGAATGGGGCATGAGCCCGCTCATGGGGCCGCTGGCCTTTGGAAAAAAGGAGGAACAGATATTCCTGGGCCGGGAGATTTCACAGCACAGGGATTACAGTGAAGATACCGCCATACAGATCGACAGAGAAGTGAAGCGCATCGTGGAAGAAAGTTATACCCGCGCATGGAACTGCCTGGAATCCAACCAGGAGCACCTGATTCACCTTGCCGAAGCATTGCTCGAGCGCGAGACGCTCGACAGCTGGGAAATCGAGGCCATCGTCAAAGGCCTGCCGCTGGGAAAGCCGAAGCCGGCATCCGACAGCGACTCTGAGGGCAGCCCGGTAAAGGAAAAAGGCCCATCCCCCCACGGACCATTGCCGCAGCTCATCAATCCCAAAGGCAAACCGGCACCGGCTTGA
- a CDS encoding DinB family protein → MSCPLCNKNHAYSIDEALKSLAGTPRRLDRLAQGFNAKQASARPAPGKWSAKEIVCHLADCELVYGLRYRMIISEPHATLMAFDQEAWAKHLQYREQPMKSALACFKVLRAGDIALLKSLPRSAWNKGGQHPSYGALTLRQIVTHLVDHDRNHVAAIERLAAR, encoded by the coding sequence ATGTCCTGCCCATTGTGCAACAAGAACCATGCCTATTCCATAGACGAAGCTTTGAAGAGCCTGGCCGGCACCCCACGCCGCCTGGACCGGCTCGCCCAGGGATTCAACGCGAAGCAGGCCTCCGCCCGGCCTGCCCCCGGCAAATGGTCGGCGAAAGAGATCGTCTGCCACCTGGCTGATTGCGAACTGGTGTACGGGCTGCGCTATCGCATGATAATTTCCGAGCCGCACGCCACCCTGATGGCCTTCGATCAGGAGGCATGGGCGAAACACCTTCAATACCGGGAACAGCCCATGAAGAGCGCGCTTGCCTGCTTCAAGGTATTGCGCGCCGGCGACATCGCGTTGCTGAAATCGCTCCCGCGTTCGGCCTGGAATAAAGGGGGACAGCACCCGAGTTACGGCGCACTCACCCTGCGACAGATCGTGACCCATCTTGTCGATCATGATCGGAACCACGTCGCGGCGATCGAGCGTCTCGCCGCCCGCTGA
- the folP gene encoding dihydropteroate synthase, with the protein MPYAGSRRHFRIRARDTVLDLGSRTLIMGILNVTPDSFSDGGAFFETARAVERAWRIAEEGADILDVGGESTRPGSQGVSAEEELRRILPVLEALMEKYPLPVSIDTSKSEVGRAALERGAVLVNDITAFGKDPALGEAVSSFGAGVILMHMRGEPGTMQKLPPSPDILGEIEEWAGRVSDRAQALGVARDRIILDPGIGFGKTVSQNLQIILNLDRLAAAGFPVLVGTSRKSFIGRILSDPAADRIWGSAAAVAASILSGAHMVRVHDVAAMRDVARVTDALLSERVSE; encoded by the coding sequence ATGCCCTACGCCGGCTCCCGCAGGCATTTTCGAATCAGGGCCCGCGACACGGTCCTGGATCTCGGATCCAGAACCCTGATCATGGGTATTCTCAATGTCACGCCTGATTCTTTTTCGGACGGAGGTGCGTTCTTCGAAACCGCCCGGGCGGTGGAGCGCGCCTGGCGCATCGCGGAGGAGGGCGCCGACATACTGGATGTCGGCGGTGAATCGACGAGGCCCGGGTCGCAGGGAGTGAGCGCCGAGGAGGAGCTGCGCCGCATCCTGCCGGTGCTCGAGGCGCTGATGGAAAAGTATCCGTTGCCGGTTTCGATCGACACCTCCAAATCCGAGGTCGGCCGCGCCGCCTTGGAGAGAGGCGCCGTCCTGGTCAATGACATTACGGCCTTTGGGAAAGATCCCGCGCTGGGGGAGGCAGTGTCCTCCTTCGGAGCAGGCGTCATTCTCATGCACATGAGAGGGGAACCAGGCACCATGCAGAAGCTGCCGCCGAGCCCCGACATCCTCGGGGAGATCGAGGAGTGGGCGGGCCGGGTGTCGGACCGGGCTCAGGCACTGGGCGTGGCGCGGGACAGGATCATCCTGGATCCCGGGATCGGCTTCGGCAAGACAGTGAGCCAGAATCTGCAGATCATCCTCAACCTGGACCGCCTGGCTGCGGCCGGATTTCCGGTTCTGGTCGGCACCTCCCGGAAGTCGTTCATCGGCAGAATCCTGTCGGATCCGGCGGCGGACCGGATCTGGGGAAGCGCCGCAGCCGTGGCCGCATCCATTCTCAGCGGAGCTCACATGGTCCGCGTCCACGACGTGGCAGCGATGCGCGATGTCGCGCGCGTCACGGACGCGCTCCTCAGCGAAAGGGTGAGCGAGTGA
- the glmM gene encoding phosphoglucosamine mutase: protein MGSLFGTDGIRGIAGEPPLDRDDVYRIGYCLTGYLRSMHLQPRLLIGRDTRMSGPWIEGLLRHAIADAGGTAEMCGVVSTPAVSFFTRKTAAHAGIMISASHNPFQDNGIKIFSAHGIKFNDAVEEELETHILTCSLAAPAGFSSDPGAVELQLSVVPRYQDLYADYLSACLAPGFSLTRMRLVVDCAHGSLSYIAPSFLRALGADVHAIHCQPDGRNINLKAGTLHLDALQQEVQARKADIGIAFDGDADRALFVDSAGRIHDGDDVLYLLARYYDLEDAPRVVVGTVMANLGLEVALGNIGFHLVRTAVGDRYVLEEMLRRGAVLGGEQSGHIIMTRLARTGDGLLTALKVLEILVKQDQDFAALCSPVRRFPQVLLNVSVREKVLLEDIPGLRDAEAACKKKLGAHSRILLRYSGTERLARVMVEGENEQAVQQAARHLAAFFENMP, encoded by the coding sequence ATGGGGAGCTTATTTGGAACGGACGGGATCCGGGGCATTGCCGGAGAGCCGCCGCTTGATCGGGATGACGTGTATCGGATCGGCTACTGCCTGACGGGCTACCTCAGGTCGATGCACCTGCAGCCGAGGCTTCTGATCGGCCGGGACACGCGCATGTCGGGCCCCTGGATCGAGGGCCTGCTCCGGCACGCGATCGCAGATGCGGGCGGAACCGCCGAGATGTGCGGTGTGGTATCCACCCCGGCAGTTTCGTTTTTTACCAGGAAAACTGCGGCCCATGCCGGCATCATGATCAGCGCTTCGCACAATCCCTTCCAGGACAACGGAATCAAGATCTTCTCCGCGCACGGGATCAAGTTCAACGATGCGGTGGAGGAGGAACTGGAAACGCACATACTCACCTGCAGTCTCGCGGCACCGGCCGGGTTCAGCAGCGATCCCGGCGCCGTCGAACTCCAACTCTCCGTCGTACCGCGGTACCAGGATCTTTATGCGGACTACCTGAGTGCCTGCCTCGCTCCCGGTTTCAGCCTGACGCGGATGCGCCTGGTCGTGGACTGCGCCCATGGATCGCTCTCCTACATCGCTCCCTCGTTTCTGCGGGCCCTCGGCGCCGATGTGCATGCCATCCACTGCCAACCCGACGGGCGCAACATAAACCTCAAGGCCGGCACGCTCCACCTCGACGCGCTGCAACAGGAGGTTCAGGCGCGCAAGGCCGACATCGGCATCGCATTTGACGGCGATGCCGATCGGGCACTGTTTGTGGACTCCGCCGGACGGATCCACGATGGCGACGACGTGCTCTATCTGCTCGCCCGTTACTACGACCTCGAGGATGCGCCGCGCGTGGTGGTGGGCACCGTCATGGCGAACCTGGGCCTCGAGGTGGCGCTGGGGAACATCGGTTTCCACCTTGTGCGCACGGCGGTCGGCGATCGGTACGTGCTTGAAGAGATGCTGCGCCGCGGCGCCGTGCTCGGAGGCGAGCAGTCAGGGCACATCATCATGACGCGCCTGGCCCGTACCGGCGACGGCCTGCTTACGGCCTTGAAGGTTCTGGAAATCCTAGTAAAGCAGGACCAGGATTTTGCGGCCCTGTGCAGTCCTGTGAGACGCTTCCCGCAGGTGCTGCTCAATGTGAGCGTGCGCGAAAAAGTCCTCTTGGAAGACATCCCCGGCCTGCGCGACGCCGAAGCCGCCTGCAAAAAGAAGCTGGGCGCGCACAGCCGCATCCTGTTGCGTTATTCGGGCACCGAAAGACTGGCTCGCGTGATGGTCGAAGGTGAAAACGAACAGGCAGTGCAGCAAGCCGCACGACACCTCGCCGCCTTCTTCGAAAACATGCCTTGA
- the tilS gene encoding tRNA lysidine(34) synthetase TilS, producing the protein MRFAALELRVLRTVRKFGMLRQGEHVLVAASGGADSMALLLCLHDLAVPMNLKLTVAHFNHGIRGTEADEDEEFVRRVSADLGWPFLSESADLKSVAAAGKRNLEEAAREARYEFLKRAAARTGTDKIATGHNLNDQAETILFRLLRGSGPGGFEGIRPVIGGRIIRPLLECSRLRILEFLSERKAAYREDSTNRDLRLRRNRIRKELIPYLEEHFNPRLIATLAREAALARAADEFLEHHARMEFESMRTVLPDGVSLPAPRLLQLALPLGRQIVRHALREVLGSLRGIEMVHIEEILRLCGPARSGRRIELPAGIGAQRILDELELVRRSREASVSFSYQLAVPGRCLVPEAGLEFFASREPEANPAALPQSEGIACALLNPDNLPPVLTIRSRLPGDRYGGPGHRKVKKMLLAARFPLPARAGLPMVVVGEAVVWVPGFRPAKTFAAKAGSGRSIRIEARRLPI; encoded by the coding sequence ATGAGATTTGCAGCACTGGAACTCCGGGTGCTCAGGACCGTTCGAAAGTTCGGGATGCTGCGGCAGGGGGAGCACGTGCTGGTCGCGGCATCGGGCGGAGCCGACTCGATGGCGCTGCTGCTCTGCCTGCACGATCTGGCTGTTCCTATGAACCTGAAACTGACCGTGGCGCATTTCAATCACGGCATCCGCGGCACGGAAGCGGATGAGGACGAGGAGTTCGTGCGCAGGGTGAGCGCGGACCTCGGCTGGCCTTTCCTCTCCGAATCGGCCGATCTGAAGTCGGTCGCTGCCGCCGGGAAGAGAAACCTGGAAGAGGCCGCCCGCGAGGCGCGCTATGAATTCCTGAAACGCGCCGCGGCCCGCACAGGCACGGACAAGATTGCGACCGGCCACAATCTGAACGATCAGGCCGAGACGATCCTCTTCCGCCTGCTGCGCGGCAGCGGGCCCGGCGGCTTCGAGGGTATCCGCCCCGTGATCGGCGGCCGTATTATCCGTCCTCTGCTCGAATGCTCCCGGCTACGGATTCTGGAGTTCCTGTCCGAGCGTAAAGCCGCCTACCGCGAGGATTCGACCAACCGGGACCTGCGCCTGCGGAGAAACCGCATCCGGAAGGAGTTGATTCCTTACCTCGAAGAGCACTTCAATCCCCGGCTGATCGCCACTCTTGCCCGCGAGGCTGCACTGGCACGCGCGGCTGATGAATTCCTCGAACACCATGCCCGCATGGAATTTGAAAGCATGCGCACCGTTTTGCCGGACGGGGTCTCGCTGCCGGCGCCCCGGCTTCTGCAGCTGGCTCTCCCCCTGGGGCGCCAGATCGTGCGCCACGCGCTGCGTGAAGTCCTTGGATCGCTGCGGGGCATTGAAATGGTCCACATCGAGGAGATCCTGCGCCTTTGCGGGCCGGCCCGGAGCGGAAGGCGCATCGAGTTGCCGGCCGGGATCGGAGCCCAGCGCATCCTGGATGAGCTCGAGTTGGTCCGAAGGAGCCGCGAGGCGTCGGTGAGCTTCTCATATCAGCTTGCCGTACCGGGGCGTTGTCTGGTCCCGGAGGCGGGATTGGAATTCTTCGCTTCTCGCGAGCCGGAAGCGAACCCGGCCGCATTGCCGCAGAGCGAGGGGATCGCCTGCGCGCTCCTCAATCCGGATAATTTGCCCCCGGTACTGACCATCCGCTCGCGTCTCCCCGGCGACCGCTACGGAGGTCCCGGTCACCGGAAAGTGAAGAAGATGCTGCTCGCCGCCCGATTTCCGTTGCCTGCACGCGCTGGGCTTCCCATGGTCGTAGTGGGGGAAGCAGTAGTCTGGGTACCGGGATTCAGGCCGGCAAAAACCTTTGCAGCCAAAGCCGGTTCCGGCCGATCTATCCGTATTGAGGCCAGACGGTTGCCGATCTAA
- the rfaE2 gene encoding D-glycero-beta-D-manno-heptose 1-phosphate adenylyltransferase, whose translation MAIPKLKTLDEVVQIRKRLRREGKKIVFTNGCFDLLHAGHVRYLNQARSLGDVLVVGLNSDDSVRALKGEGRPLVPEGERAEVLAALACIDYIFIFDDHTPGRVIDAIVPDVLVKGADWGVSEIVGRETVENAGGTVHSIPLVEGTSTTAIIRKILSRFGSSKKHTNG comes from the coding sequence ATGGCAATTCCCAAGCTGAAAACTCTCGATGAAGTGGTGCAGATCCGGAAGCGGCTGCGCCGCGAAGGGAAGAAGATCGTTTTCACCAACGGCTGCTTTGATCTCCTTCATGCAGGGCACGTGCGCTACCTCAATCAGGCGCGCTCCCTGGGCGACGTGCTGGTCGTCGGACTCAACAGCGACGACTCAGTCCGCGCTCTCAAAGGTGAGGGGCGTCCCCTCGTGCCCGAAGGGGAGCGGGCCGAGGTTCTTGCAGCGCTGGCGTGCATCGACTATATTTTTATATTCGATGATCATACGCCCGGGCGCGTCATCGATGCCATTGTTCCCGATGTTCTGGTCAAGGGTGCTGACTGGGGGGTCTCCGAAATTGTCGGCCGTGAAACCGTGGAGAACGCAGGGGGCACCGTCCACAGCATTCCTCTGGTAGAAGGCACCTCCACAACCGCCATCATCAGGAAGATCCTGAGCCGGTTCGGATCATCGAAAAAGCACACGAATGGTTGA
- the cdaA gene encoding diadenylate cyclase CdaA translates to MSQYAPRTFRDLIDILIVAFLIYRFLLLLRGTRGAQMTLGLVVLVCFYALTKYYRLRTLEWLFTNLFTYVVFAIIVLFQNEIRRGLAGIGRTSWFGGHRRSPAKEEFEEIILAATTLASKKIGALIVVERDIGLKNYAESGIALDSIPTYDLLVTIFSPNTPLHDGAVIVQQNRIIAAGCFLPLTLDPHLSKELGTRHRAAIGITEETDAVAIIVSEETGTISAAIEGKITRNLDGAGLRDVLLAAMQGKSAGADEELVTERQQVV, encoded by the coding sequence TTGTCGCAGTACGCTCCCCGCACGTTCCGCGACCTCATCGACATCCTGATCGTTGCCTTCCTCATATACCGCTTCCTCCTGCTCCTGCGCGGAACCCGGGGCGCGCAGATGACGCTCGGCCTCGTTGTCCTGGTGTGCTTCTATGCTCTCACCAAGTACTACCGACTGCGTACCCTGGAGTGGCTCTTCACCAACCTGTTCACTTATGTGGTCTTCGCCATCATCGTGCTCTTCCAGAATGAAATCCGGCGCGGGCTGGCGGGCATCGGAAGGACATCCTGGTTCGGCGGACATCGCAGGAGCCCCGCCAAGGAGGAATTCGAGGAGATCATCCTCGCGGCAACAACCCTGGCTTCGAAAAAAATAGGCGCCCTGATCGTCGTGGAACGCGACATCGGATTGAAGAACTACGCGGAGAGCGGCATCGCCCTGGACTCCATACCGACCTATGACCTGCTGGTCACGATCTTCAGCCCGAACACGCCGCTTCATGACGGCGCGGTCATCGTTCAGCAGAACCGGATTATCGCCGCCGGGTGCTTCCTGCCGCTGACGCTGGATCCGCACCTCAGCAAGGAGTTGGGAACCAGGCACCGGGCCGCCATCGGCATCACGGAGGAGACCGATGCCGTCGCCATCATCGTATCCGAGGAAACCGGCACCATCTCCGCCGCAATCGAGGGGAAGATCACGCGCAACCTCGACGGCGCCGGTCTGCGCGACGTTCTGCTGGCGGCCATGCAAGGCAAGTCCGCGGGTGCCGACGAAGAACTTGTGACGGAACGGCAGCAAGTCGTATGA